A stretch of the Sphingomonas sp. CL5.1 genome encodes the following:
- the atpA gene encoding F0F1 ATP synthase subunit alpha, producing MDIRAAEISRVIKDQIANFGTEAQVSETGQVLSVGDGIARIYGLDNVQAGEMVEFANGVQGMALNLEADNVGVVIFGSDSEIKEGDTVKRTGTIVDVPVGRGLLGRVVDGLGNPIDGKGPIEATERRRVEVKAPGIIPRQSVNEPVQTGLKAIDALVPVGRGQRELIIGDRQTGKTAVAIDAFINQKATNKGGDESKKLYCIYVAVGQKRSTVAQIVRQLEENGAMEYSIVVAATASEPAPLQFLAPYTGCTMGEYFRDNGMHAVIVYDDLSKQAVAYRQMSLLLRRPPGREAYPGDVFYLHSRLLERAAKMNDKLGGGSLTALPIIETQAGDVSAYIPTNVISITDGQIFLETDLFFAGIRPAINVGLSVSRVGSAAQTKAMKKVSGSIKLELAQYREMAAFAQFGSDLDASTQKLLNRGARLTELLKQPQFHPLPFEEQTVSIFSGTNGYLDDIAVQDVVRYEAALLAYMRDQHADVLTEIRDTRDLGDATKARVVAALDAFAKTFA from the coding sequence ATGGATATCCGCGCCGCAGAAATCTCCAGGGTCATCAAGGACCAGATCGCCAATTTCGGCACCGAAGCCCAGGTTTCGGAAACCGGGCAGGTGCTGTCGGTCGGCGACGGCATCGCGCGCATCTACGGCCTCGACAACGTCCAGGCGGGCGAGATGGTCGAGTTCGCCAACGGCGTGCAGGGCATGGCGCTCAACCTCGAGGCCGATAACGTCGGCGTCGTGATCTTCGGCAGCGATTCGGAGATCAAGGAAGGCGACACCGTCAAGCGCACCGGCACGATCGTCGACGTGCCGGTCGGCAGGGGCCTGCTCGGCCGCGTGGTCGACGGCCTCGGCAACCCGATCGACGGCAAGGGCCCGATCGAGGCGACCGAGCGCCGCCGCGTCGAGGTCAAGGCGCCGGGCATCATCCCGCGCCAGTCGGTCAACGAGCCGGTGCAGACCGGCCTCAAGGCGATCGACGCGCTGGTGCCGGTCGGCCGCGGCCAGCGCGAGCTGATCATCGGCGACCGCCAGACCGGCAAGACCGCCGTGGCGATCGACGCCTTCATCAACCAGAAGGCGACCAACAAGGGCGGCGACGAATCGAAGAAGCTCTATTGCATCTACGTCGCGGTCGGCCAGAAGCGCTCGACCGTCGCGCAGATCGTCCGCCAGCTCGAGGAGAATGGCGCGATGGAATATTCCATCGTCGTCGCCGCCACCGCCTCCGAGCCGGCGCCGCTCCAGTTCCTCGCGCCCTATACCGGCTGCACGATGGGCGAGTATTTCCGCGACAACGGCATGCACGCCGTGATCGTCTATGACGATTTGTCGAAGCAGGCGGTGGCCTATCGCCAGATGTCGCTGCTGCTGCGCCGTCCGCCGGGCCGCGAGGCCTATCCGGGCGACGTCTTCTATCTCCACTCGCGCCTGCTGGAGCGCGCGGCGAAGATGAACGACAAGCTCGGCGGCGGCTCGCTCACCGCGCTGCCGATCATCGAGACGCAGGCGGGCGACGTGTCGGCCTATATCCCGACCAACGTGATCTCGATCACCGACGGCCAGATCTTCCTCGAGACCGACCTGTTCTTCGCCGGCATCCGCCCGGCGATCAACGTCGGCCTGTCGGTGAGCCGCGTCGGCTCCGCCGCGCAGACCAAGGCGATGAAGAAGGTGTCCGGCTCGATCAAGCTGGAGCTGGCGCAATATCGCGAGATGGCGGCCTTCGCGCAGTTCGGCTCGGACCTCGACGCCTCGACGCAGAAACTGCTCAATCGCGGCGCGCGCCTGACCGAGCTGCTCAAGCAGCCGCAGTTCCATCCGCTGCCCTTCGAGGAGCAGACGGTGTCGATCTTCTCCGGTACCAACGGCTATCTCGACGATATCGCGGTGCAGGACGTGGTGCGCTACGAGGCGGCGCTGCTGGCTTACATGCGCGACCAGCATGCCGACGTGCTCACCGAGATTCGCGACACCCGCGATCTGGGCGACGCGACGAAGGCCAGGGTGGTCGCCGCGCTCGACGCTTTCGCCAAGACGTTCGCTTAA
- a CDS encoding YraN family protein: protein MTDRRAAEAAGRRGERLAAWWLRLKGWRVVARRVRTPAGEVDLVAKRPGLVAFVEVKTRASAADLDFAIDQRRLARVAAAAEVLMPVYATDGEDIRVDVILLAPGVRPRHIENAWIG, encoded by the coding sequence GTGACGGACAGGCGCGCCGCCGAAGCAGCGGGCCGGCGTGGGGAGCGGCTGGCGGCATGGTGGCTCCGCCTCAAGGGCTGGCGCGTGGTGGCGCGGCGCGTGCGGACGCCGGCGGGCGAGGTCGATCTGGTGGCGAAGCGCCCCGGCCTCGTCGCCTTCGTCGAGGTCAAGACCCGCGCCTCCGCCGCCGATCTCGATTTCGCGATCGACCAGCGCCGGCTGGCGCGCGTAGCGGCGGCGGCGGAGGTGTTGATGCCGGTCTATGCCACCGACGGCGAGGATATCCGGGTGGACGTGATCCTGCTCGCGCCGGGGGTGCGGCCACGCCATATCGAGAATGCGTGGATCGGGTAG
- the rsmI gene encoding 16S rRNA (cytidine(1402)-2'-O)-methyltransferase: MTSLSPGLYIVATPIGNLGDLSPRASEVLAHADLIAAEDTRVTATLLRHIGAKRPMQPYHDHNADAVRPALIARLAREAVALVSDAGTPLISDPGYKLVRDARAAGHPVVTIPGPCAAIAALTLAGLPTDRFLFMGFLPAKQGAKAAAIAEVATIRATLVFYESGPRLAATLAALGDGLGDREAAVTREITKRFEEAVTGTLSTLAARYADAPPRGEIVVVVGPPGEAPPASAEDADAALAEALTRLPASKAAGEVAKRLGLDRKALYARAMEMKR, from the coding sequence GTGACTTCTCTCTCCCCCGGCCTCTACATCGTCGCGACCCCGATCGGCAATCTCGGCGACCTTTCGCCGCGCGCCAGCGAGGTGCTGGCGCACGCCGATCTGATCGCGGCGGAGGACACGCGCGTCACCGCCACGCTGCTCCGCCACATCGGGGCGAAGCGGCCGATGCAGCCCTATCACGACCATAATGCCGATGCCGTGCGCCCCGCGCTGATCGCGCGGCTGGCGCGCGAGGCGGTGGCGTTGGTGTCGGACGCGGGGACGCCGCTGATCTCCGATCCCGGCTACAAGCTGGTGCGCGACGCGCGCGCGGCGGGGCATCCGGTGGTGACGATCCCCGGCCCGTGCGCCGCGATCGCCGCGCTGACGCTCGCCGGCCTGCCGACCGATCGCTTCCTATTCATGGGCTTCCTCCCCGCGAAGCAGGGGGCGAAGGCGGCGGCGATCGCGGAGGTGGCGACGATCCGCGCGACCCTGGTGTTCTACGAAAGCGGCCCACGCCTCGCCGCGACGCTCGCGGCGCTGGGCGACGGGCTGGGCGACCGCGAGGCGGCGGTGACGCGCGAGATCACCAAGAGATTCGAGGAGGCGGTGACGGGCACGCTCTCCACGCTCGCCGCGCGCTATGCCGACGCGCCGCCCAGGGGGGAGATCGTCGTGGTGGTCGGCCCGCCCGGCGAGGCGCCACCCGCCAGCGCCGAGGATGCCGACGCCGCGCTGGCCGAGGCGCTGACCCGGCTCCCGGCGTCGAAGGCGGCGGGGGAGGTGGCGAAAAGGCTCGGGCTGGATCGCAAGGCGCTCTACGCGCGGGCGATGGAGATGAAGCGGTGA
- the atpD gene encoding F0F1 ATP synthase subunit beta, whose translation MATVLEDRPTTGSNNVGRISQVIGAVVDVSFDNHLPAILSALETDNNGNRLVLEVAQHLGENTVRTIAMDSTEGLTRGQTVTDTGAQITVPVGPATLGRILNVIGEPIDERGPVDQTHTAPIHAPAPLFVDQSTDASILVTGIKVIDLLAPYAKGGKIGLFGGAGVGKTVLIQELINNIAKGHGGTSVFAGVGERTREGNDLYHEFLDAGVIAKDADGNPTSEGSKVALVFGQMNEPPGARARVALSGLTIAEYFRDVEGQDVLFFVDNIFRFTQAGAEVSALLGRIPSAVGYQPTLSTDMGALQERITSTNKGSITSVQAVYVPADDLTDPAPATSFAHLDATTVLSRAISELGIYPAVDPLDSTSRVLEPRVVGQEHYETARAVQSILQKYKSLQDIIAILGMDELSEEDKLTVSRARKIQRFLSQPFHVAEVFTNIPGKFVQLEDTVRSFKAVVNGEYDHLPEAAFYMVGGIDEVVAKAEKLAQDA comes from the coding sequence ATGGCCACCGTCCTCGAGGATCGCCCGACCACGGGCAGCAACAACGTCGGTCGCATCAGCCAGGTGATCGGCGCGGTCGTCGACGTGTCGTTCGACAACCACCTGCCGGCGATCCTGTCGGCGCTGGAGACCGACAACAACGGCAACCGGCTGGTGCTGGAGGTGGCGCAGCACCTCGGCGAGAACACGGTGCGCACGATCGCGATGGACTCGACCGAGGGCCTGACGCGCGGCCAGACCGTCACCGACACCGGCGCGCAGATCACCGTGCCGGTCGGCCCGGCGACGCTCGGCCGCATCCTCAACGTGATCGGCGAGCCGATCGACGAGCGCGGCCCGGTCGACCAGACCCACACCGCGCCGATCCACGCGCCGGCCCCGCTGTTCGTCGACCAGTCGACCGACGCCTCGATCCTCGTCACCGGCATCAAGGTGATCGACCTGCTCGCGCCTTATGCGAAGGGCGGCAAGATCGGCCTGTTCGGCGGCGCCGGCGTCGGCAAGACCGTGCTGATCCAGGAGCTGATCAACAACATCGCCAAGGGCCACGGCGGCACCTCGGTGTTCGCGGGCGTCGGCGAGCGCACGCGTGAGGGCAACGACCTCTATCACGAGTTCCTCGACGCGGGCGTCATCGCCAAGGACGCGGACGGCAACCCGACGAGCGAGGGTTCGAAGGTCGCCCTCGTGTTCGGCCAGATGAACGAGCCGCCGGGCGCGCGCGCCCGCGTCGCGCTGTCGGGCCTGACGATCGCGGAATATTTCCGCGACGTCGAGGGTCAGGACGTGCTGTTCTTCGTCGACAACATCTTCCGCTTCACGCAGGCGGGCGCGGAAGTGTCGGCGCTGCTCGGCCGCATCCCGTCGGCGGTGGGCTATCAGCCGACGCTCTCGACCGACATGGGCGCGCTGCAAGAGCGCATCACCTCGACCAACAAGGGCTCGATCACCTCGGTGCAGGCGGTGTATGTCCCGGCCGACGACCTGACCGACCCGGCGCCGGCCACGTCCTTCGCCCACCTCGACGCGACGACCGTGCTTTCGCGCGCGATCTCCGAGCTCGGCATCTATCCGGCGGTGGACCCGCTCGATTCGACCAGCCGCGTGCTGGAGCCGCGCGTCGTCGGCCAGGAGCATTACGAGACGGCGCGCGCTGTCCAGTCGATCCTCCAGAAGTACAAGTCGCTGCAGGACATCATCGCGATCCTCGGCATGGACGAGCTTTCCGAGGAGGATAAGCTGACGGTCAGCCGCGCGCGGAAAATCCAGCGCTTCCTGTCGCAGCCGTTCCACGTCGCGGAGGTGTTCACCAACATCCCCGGCAAGTTCGTGCAGCTCGAGGACACGGTGCGCTCGTTCAAGGCGGTGGTGAACGGCGAGTACGACCATCTGCCGGAAGCCGCCTTCTACATGGTCGGCGGCATCGACGAGGTGGTCGCCAAGGCCGAGAAGCTCGCGCAGGACGCGTAA
- a CDS encoding ATP synthase F1 subunit epsilon — protein sequence MLHFELVTPERLIRSEDVHMVTVPGSEGDFAVLEGHAPLMSTIRDGDLLVQRTAGGAPEAIAIRGGFAEVNAKGLTVLAEHAS from the coding sequence ATGCTGCATTTCGAACTCGTCACGCCCGAACGCCTGATCCGCTCCGAGGACGTGCACATGGTCACCGTCCCCGGCTCCGAGGGCGATTTCGCGGTGCTGGAGGGCCACGCGCCGCTGATGTCGACGATCCGCGACGGCGACCTGCTCGTCCAGCGCACCGCCGGCGGCGCCCCGGAAGCGATCGCGATCCGCGGCGGCTTCGCCGAGGTCAACGCCAAGGGGCTGACGGTACTGGCGGAACACGCGAGCTGA
- a CDS encoding tyrosine recombinase XerC: MSLAADYGAHLRRDRRRSAHTVRAYEATANRLLAFLAVHWGGPIDRADLARVNAADLRAYLAHRRADGLSNTSAARELSAVRGFLAWANGEGAAPRLKGPRVKKGLPRPISPDEAVSLAEEVAEGARHEWVGARDWAVLLLLYGAGLRIGEAIALTGAAVPLGETLVVTGKRDKTRIVPLLPQVREAIEAYLAQCPWPISRGTPLFRGVRGGPLSPGVVRVGVRAARRRLGLSERTTPHALRHSFATHLLGRGADLRALQELLGHASLSSTQVYTAVDAAHLLDVYRAAHPRG, translated from the coding sequence GTGAGCCTCGCCGCCGATTATGGCGCGCACCTGCGCCGCGACCGCCGCCGCTCGGCGCATACGGTGCGCGCCTATGAGGCGACGGCGAACCGGCTGCTCGCCTTCCTCGCGGTTCATTGGGGCGGGCCGATCGATCGCGCCGATCTCGCGCGGGTGAACGCGGCGGACCTGCGCGCCTATCTCGCCCACCGCCGCGCGGATGGCCTGTCGAACACCTCAGCCGCGCGTGAATTGTCGGCGGTGCGCGGCTTCCTCGCATGGGCGAACGGCGAGGGCGCCGCGCCGCGCCTCAAGGGGCCGCGCGTGAAGAAGGGCCTGCCGCGCCCGATCTCCCCCGACGAGGCCGTGTCGCTGGCGGAGGAAGTGGCGGAGGGCGCGCGGCACGAATGGGTCGGCGCGCGCGACTGGGCGGTGCTGCTGCTGCTCTATGGCGCCGGACTGCGCATCGGCGAGGCGATCGCGCTGACCGGCGCGGCGGTGCCGCTCGGCGAGACGCTCGTCGTCACCGGCAAGCGCGACAAGACGCGGATCGTCCCGCTGCTGCCGCAGGTGCGCGAGGCGATCGAGGCATATCTGGCGCAATGCCCGTGGCCGATCTCACGCGGGACGCCACTGTTCCGGGGGGTGCGCGGCGGTCCACTGTCGCCCGGCGTGGTGCGGGTCGGGGTGCGCGCGGCGCGGCGACGGCTCGGGCTGTCGGAGCGGACCACGCCGCACGCGCTGCGCCACAGCTTCGCGACGCACCTGCTGGGGCGCGGGGCGGACCTGCGCGCGTTGCAGGAGCTGCTAGGGCACGCGAGCCTCAGCTCGACGCAAGTCTATACGGCGGTGGATGCGGCGCATCTGCTCGATGTTTACAGGGCCGCGCATCCGAGAGGGTGA
- a CDS encoding primosomal protein N', whose amino-acid sequence MSRARVLVLNSALGPLDYRVPRGMAVEPGAIVVAPLGPRQLVGVVWEPERMPSDAEVGDNRLRNLIAVADAPPLRAPLRRLVEWTADYYLAPPAAVVRMALSSTAALEGQKLVIEYRATGHVPDRLTPQRAQALERIGDRQGLIRELATIADVSDGVIRGLVKVGAIEGVEVDIDSPYPLPDPDHAPPALSPEQRAAADALVADVAARAFHPTLLDGVTGSGKTEVYFEAVAEVIRQGRQSLVLLPEIALTEPFLKRFHDRFGCEPVAWHSGLRSSQRRRAWRAIASGQAAVTVGARSALFLPYADLGLIVVDEAHETSFKQEDGVHYHARDVAVMRGKFEGCPVILASATPAIETRQQVTLGHYAELRLPGRYGAAELPTIEALDLLEHKPDRGRWLAPPLVKALGETLERGEQSLLFLNRRGYAPLTLCRTCGHRFQCPNCTAWMVEHRLTRRLACHHCGHVEPVPRVCPECQNEDTLVACGPGVERIADEVAALFPEARVAVVTSDTIWSPAKAAEFVNRMEAGEIDIVVGTQLVTKGYHFPNLTLVGVVDADLGLEGGDLRAAERTFQQIRQVSGRAGRGEKPGHVYIQTHSPKAQVMRALVTGDGEAFYAAETEARREAGAPPFGRYAAIVISSEDQQAAHEIARLIGRAAPEVEGMHVYGPAPAPLAMLRGRHRYRLLVHARRTLDVQDVIRGWLGALDWPAKVRVAVDVDPYSFL is encoded by the coding sequence ATGTCCCGTGCCCGTGTCCTCGTGCTCAATTCCGCGCTCGGCCCGCTCGATTATCGCGTCCCGCGCGGGATGGCGGTCGAGCCGGGGGCGATCGTCGTCGCGCCATTGGGGCCGCGCCAACTCGTCGGCGTGGTGTGGGAGCCGGAGCGGATGCCGTCCGACGCAGAGGTCGGCGACAACCGCCTGCGCAACCTGATCGCGGTGGCCGACGCCCCGCCGCTGCGCGCGCCGCTGCGGCGGCTGGTCGAGTGGACGGCGGATTATTATCTCGCCCCGCCCGCTGCGGTGGTGCGCATGGCTTTGTCCTCCACCGCCGCGCTGGAGGGGCAGAAGCTCGTCATCGAATATCGCGCCACCGGCCATGTCCCCGATCGTCTCACCCCGCAGCGCGCGCAGGCGCTGGAGCGGATCGGCGACCGGCAGGGACTGATCCGCGAGCTGGCGACGATCGCCGACGTTTCCGATGGCGTGATCCGCGGGCTGGTGAAGGTCGGCGCGATCGAGGGGGTGGAGGTCGATATCGACAGTCCCTATCCGCTGCCCGACCCGGATCATGCGCCGCCCGCGCTTTCCCCGGAGCAACGCGCGGCGGCCGATGCCTTGGTGGCGGATGTGGCGGCGCGCGCCTTCCACCCCACGCTGCTCGACGGCGTGACCGGATCGGGCAAGACCGAGGTCTATTTCGAGGCGGTGGCGGAGGTGATCCGGCAGGGCCGCCAAAGCCTTGTCCTGCTCCCGGAGATCGCGCTGACCGAGCCGTTCCTCAAGCGCTTCCACGATCGTTTCGGCTGCGAGCCGGTGGCGTGGCATAGCGGCCTGCGCTCCTCCCAGCGCCGCCGCGCGTGGCGGGCGATCGCCTCCGGGCAGGCAGCGGTGACGGTCGGCGCGCGCTCGGCCTTGTTCCTGCCCTATGCCGATCTCGGGCTGATCGTGGTGGACGAGGCGCACGAGACGAGCTTCAAGCAGGAAGACGGCGTGCATTACCACGCCCGCGACGTGGCGGTGATGCGCGGCAAGTTCGAGGGCTGCCCGGTGATCCTGGCCTCCGCCACCCCGGCGATCGAGACGCGCCAGCAGGTGACGCTCGGCCATTACGCGGAGCTTCGCCTCCCCGGCCGCTATGGTGCGGCGGAACTGCCGACGATCGAGGCGCTGGACCTGCTGGAGCACAAGCCCGATCGCGGCCGCTGGCTCGCGCCGCCGCTGGTGAAGGCACTGGGCGAGACGCTGGAGCGGGGCGAGCAGTCTTTGTTGTTCCTCAACCGGCGCGGCTATGCGCCGCTCACGCTGTGCCGGACGTGCGGGCATCGCTTCCAATGCCCCAATTGCACCGCATGGATGGTGGAGCACCGCCTGACGCGGCGGCTCGCCTGCCACCATTGCGGTCACGTCGAGCCGGTGCCGCGCGTCTGCCCGGAATGCCAGAACGAGGATACGCTGGTCGCCTGCGGCCCCGGCGTCGAGCGGATCGCCGACGAGGTGGCGGCGCTGTTCCCCGAGGCGCGCGTGGCGGTGGTCACGTCCGACACGATCTGGTCTCCGGCCAAGGCGGCGGAGTTCGTCAACCGGATGGAGGCGGGGGAGATCGACATCGTCGTCGGCACCCAGCTCGTCACCAAGGGCTATCACTTCCCGAACCTGACGCTCGTGGGCGTGGTGGATGCCGATCTCGGGCTGGAGGGAGGCGATCTGCGCGCCGCCGAGCGCACCTTCCAGCAGATCCGTCAGGTCTCCGGCCGCGCCGGGCGGGGCGAGAAGCCGGGCCATGTCTATATCCAGACGCACAGCCCCAAGGCGCAGGTGATGCGGGCGCTGGTAACCGGCGATGGAGAGGCCTTCTACGCCGCCGAGACGGAAGCGCGGCGCGAGGCGGGCGCGCCGCCGTTCGGCCGCTACGCCGCGATCGTCATCTCCAGCGAGGACCAGCAGGCCGCGCACGAGATCGCCCGCCTGATCGGCCGCGCCGCGCCGGAGGTGGAGGGGATGCACGTCTATGGCCCCGCCCCCGCCCCGCTCGCGATGCTGCGCGGGCGGCACCGCTATCGGTTGCTGGTCCACGCGCGGCGGACGCTCGACGTGCAGGACGTGATCCGGGGGTGGCTGGGCGCGCTGGACTGGCCCGCGAAGGTGCGCGTAGCGGTGGATGTGGACCCGTATAGTTTCCTGTGA
- a CDS encoding penicillin-binding protein activator — MAEAMTMPQRGRGLFRLVALAGTLLLGACSTVVPRAPAPPPPATKAPPVSETEVQAGLPRDTARNRVALLVPLTGANAGVGKSLANATQLALLDSRAEKVRITNYDTAIGAGAAARRAIAEGAQLILGPLLAEDVRAIAPIARAAHVPVLSFSNDASVAGEGVYLMGYAPSQSIERVISYARSRGVTNFGGLIPNSLYGTRASTTFLRAVEADGGKVVSLQTYDRAAGAMAAAVARMAKDAPFDGVLIADSGAAAATGAPLVRKASPQVRILGTELWNSDSGVSARAGLEGAWFASVSNGFYRQYATKYRARFGTAPYRLSSLGYDAVLLTVRIARDWKIGAPFPEARLRSGEGYAGIDGAFRFGRDGVAERALEVQEIRDGTTTVVSPAPAGFDK, encoded by the coding sequence ATGGCAGAAGCGATGACCATGCCGCAACGGGGGCGCGGACTGTTCCGGCTGGTAGCATTGGCCGGCACGCTGCTGCTCGGCGCGTGCTCGACGGTCGTGCCCCGCGCGCCCGCCCCACCGCCGCCGGCGACCAAGGCGCCGCCGGTTTCGGAGACGGAGGTGCAGGCCGGCCTGCCGCGCGACACCGCGCGCAACCGCGTCGCGCTGCTCGTGCCGCTCACCGGCGCCAACGCCGGCGTGGGCAAGAGCCTTGCCAACGCCACCCAGCTCGCGCTGCTCGATTCGCGTGCCGAGAAGGTGCGGATCACCAATTACGACACCGCGATCGGCGCCGGCGCCGCCGCGCGCCGCGCGATCGCGGAGGGGGCGCAGCTCATCCTCGGCCCGCTGCTGGCGGAGGACGTGCGGGCGATCGCCCCGATCGCGCGCGCCGCGCATGTGCCGGTGCTGTCCTTCTCCAACGACGCGTCGGTGGCGGGCGAGGGCGTCTATCTGATGGGCTATGCGCCGAGCCAGTCGATCGAGCGCGTCATCTCCTATGCGCGCAGCCGGGGCGTGACCAATTTCGGCGGCCTCATCCCCAATTCGCTCTATGGCACGCGCGCTTCCACCACCTTCCTGCGCGCGGTGGAAGCGGACGGCGGCAAGGTCGTCTCGCTCCAGACCTATGACCGCGCGGCCGGCGCGATGGCGGCGGCGGTGGCGCGGATGGCGAAGGACGCGCCGTTCGACGGCGTGCTGATCGCGGATAGCGGCGCGGCGGCCGCGACGGGCGCGCCGCTGGTGCGCAAGGCCAGCCCACAGGTGCGCATCCTCGGCACCGAATTGTGGAATTCCGACAGCGGCGTCTCGGCCCGCGCCGGGCTGGAGGGGGCGTGGTTCGCCAGCGTCTCGAACGGCTTCTACCGGCAATATGCCACCAAATACCGCGCGCGTTTCGGCACCGCGCCCTATCGCCTGTCGAGCCTCGGCTATGACGCGGTGCTGCTGACGGTGCGCATCGCGCGCGACTGGAAGATCGGCGCGCCGTTCCCGGAGGCGCGGTTGCGCTCGGGCGAGGGCTATGCCGGAATCGACGGCGCCTTCCGCTTCGGCCGCGACGGCGTGGCCGAACGCGCGCTGGAGGTGCAGGAGATCAGGGACGGCACGACGACGGTGGTGTCCCCCGCCCCGGCCGGGTTCGACAAGTAA
- the gshB gene encoding glutathione synthase, translating to MTLTVAVQMDPLELINIAGDSSFALMLAAQARGHRLFHYAAADLNWSDGHLWTKAHPVTVQRVAGDHFSFGEPVRLDLGDDADVVLMRQDPPFDLGYITATHLLERIADRTLVVNDPASVRNAPEKVFVLDYARFMPPTLVTRSLDEARAFLREHGAIVVKPLHGNGGKAIFRVGPEGENLSALMEVFNTAWREPHMIQAFLPSVAAGDKRIVLVDGEVAGAINRLPSEGEFRSNLAVGGSAEKTVLTAREREICAALGPELKRRGLIFVGIDVIGGEWLTEINVTSPTGIVAIERFDGTDVAGMIWDAIGRRLGRAGEGAGAR from the coding sequence ATGACCCTCACCGTCGCCGTCCAGATGGACCCGCTCGAATTGATCAACATCGCTGGCGATTCGAGCTTCGCGCTGATGCTGGCGGCGCAGGCGCGCGGGCATCGCCTGTTCCATTATGCGGCGGCGGATCTCAACTGGTCCGACGGGCATCTCTGGACCAAGGCGCATCCGGTGACGGTGCAACGCGTCGCCGGCGATCATTTCAGCTTCGGCGAGCCGGTGCGGCTCGATCTCGGCGACGATGCGGACGTGGTGCTGATGCGGCAGGACCCGCCGTTCGACCTCGGCTATATCACCGCCACCCACCTGCTCGAGCGGATCGCGGACCGCACGCTGGTCGTCAACGATCCGGCCAGCGTGCGCAACGCGCCGGAGAAGGTGTTCGTGCTCGATTACGCGCGCTTCATGCCGCCGACTTTGGTGACGCGATCGCTGGACGAGGCGCGCGCGTTCCTGAGAGAGCATGGCGCGATCGTGGTGAAGCCGCTCCACGGCAATGGCGGCAAGGCGATCTTCCGCGTCGGGCCGGAGGGGGAGAATCTCTCCGCGCTGATGGAGGTGTTCAACACCGCGTGGCGCGAGCCGCACATGATCCAGGCGTTCCTCCCCTCGGTCGCGGCGGGCGACAAGCGCATCGTGCTGGTCGACGGCGAGGTGGCCGGCGCGATCAACCGCCTGCCGAGCGAGGGCGAGTTCCGCAGCAACCTCGCGGTCGGCGGCTCGGCGGAGAAGACGGTGCTGACGGCGCGCGAGCGCGAGATCTGCGCGGCGCTCGGGCCGGAGCTGAAGCGGCGCGGGCTGATCTTCGTCGGCATCGACGTGATCGGCGGGGAGTGGTTGACCGAGATCAACGTCACCTCGCCGACCGGGATCGTGGCGATCGAGCGGTTCGACGGGACCGATGTGGCGGGGATGATCTGGGATGCGATCGGGCGCAGGCTCGGTCGCGCCGGCGAAGGAGCCGGTGCGCGCTAG
- a CDS encoding F0F1 ATP synthase subunit gamma: MASLKALKIRIGSVKSTQKITKAMKMVAAAKLRRAQEAAIQGRPYAERLEAVMASLAHKVTVSESSPKLLVGTGKDQVHLLVVATSERGLAGAFNTNIVRAARRKAAELEAAGKTVRFYIAGKKGRVLRRFYPNGIAADHDMSAIKSVGFDDAHVIAADLIRRFEAGEFDVAHLFYARFQSALVQEPTGTQIIPVAVPSSMETANNGSAAVTYEPDEEAILADLLPRNVAVQIFRALLENAASEQGSRMTAMDNATRNAGDMINRLTIQYNRTRQAAITTELVEIISGAEAL, from the coding sequence ATGGCTAGTCTCAAGGCCCTCAAGATCCGCATCGGCTCGGTAAAGTCGACGCAGAAGATCACCAAGGCGATGAAGATGGTCGCCGCCGCCAAGCTGCGCCGCGCGCAGGAGGCCGCCATCCAGGGTCGGCCCTATGCCGAGCGGCTGGAGGCGGTGATGGCGAGCCTCGCGCACAAGGTGACGGTGAGCGAATCCTCGCCGAAGCTGCTCGTCGGCACCGGCAAGGATCAGGTCCACCTGCTGGTGGTCGCGACATCCGAGCGCGGCCTCGCCGGCGCGTTCAACACCAACATCGTCCGCGCCGCGCGCCGCAAGGCGGCCGAGCTGGAAGCCGCCGGCAAGACCGTGCGCTTCTACATCGCCGGCAAGAAGGGCCGCGTGCTCCGCCGCTTCTACCCGAACGGGATCGCCGCCGATCATGACATGAGCGCGATCAAGTCGGTCGGCTTCGACGACGCCCATGTCATCGCCGCGGACCTGATCCGCCGTTTCGAGGCGGGCGAGTTCGACGTCGCGCACCTGTTCTACGCCAGGTTCCAGTCGGCGCTGGTGCAGGAGCCGACGGGAACGCAGATCATCCCGGTCGCGGTGCCGTCGAGCATGGAGACCGCCAACAACGGCTCCGCCGCCGTCACCTACGAGCCGGACGAGGAAGCGATCCTCGCCGACCTGCTGCCGCGCAACGTCGCGGTGCAGATCTTCCGCGCGCTGCTGGAAAACGCCGCGTCGGAGCAGGGCAGCCGCATGACCGCGATGGACAATGCGACGCGCAACGCCGGCGACATGATCAACCGCCTCACCATCCAGTACAACCGCACCCGCCAGGCCGCGATCACGACCGAGCTGGTGGAAATCATCTCCGGCGCGGAAGCGCTCTAA